The genomic stretch TTAAATCTCTTCCAGTGCCCCATTAAAAGATCTCTATTGTACATTTTACATTCAAGTTAGGgtggaaatattttaaaaacagcacTAAGAACGGAAAAATTAAGAGCAGCGATGCTGACAAACCGTGCCAGCTGTGCTCAAGTAAATGCCACCCATGTAAGGTACAGACACAATAGATATGGGACATAgacgccaaaaaaaaaaaaaaaaagaaaagaaaagaaaaaggtctAAAATAACAAGGTTCCAGAGAGATGGAGATCTTCACTTTATAATGAGGGAGAAAAAGGGAAAACagcagggcaaaaaaaaaaaaaagctacagtaatgtaatgttttgCCCTGGTACAATAAAATAGCCAGATCATTAtaaagatattttatatatatatataaaaaaaaaaagtaaacagtgTTCTCCACCATGATAAAATAAAGGATGTGTGGAAAGGTCTCCACGCCACATGTTAAGTTTTAAGGCATCCATGCATCGGAGACGTTTCTTTCTTCAACACGAGGGATGGGGTATTTGGGGGTGAAGATGAGTGCAAAGCGTAGGGAGAGGGGTTGTGTGTAATTTTTAAGTGTGCTAGAGAGTATGAAGGTGTGTATGGAGTACGAGTGTGTGACTGAATTAGCTGAAGTGTGTCGTGCAAGCTGCTACGACGAGTCTGTGTACCAGACGACCTTCACCGGATCTGAAAAGAAACACACGTGTCATTCATAGGGTTcagaaaaggggggaaaaaagaaagaaatacattcCTAATAGACAGAAAATAATTAGTTTGTTGGTATGCTCATCATGCCCTGTGAGCCGTCTCACCACATCCAGCAATTATGTGAAATGCCACCATTAAATATGAGGTTAACCCCTTGCTGTGAAAATGCGATGTCCCTTCACAGTAGCTTGTTCACATGGTCTcagtaaaacaacaaaaatcttGAGCACCTGCATGCCTACACTTGCACGCAAATGGGAGTCAGATTCAGCCAAGCTTCACAGCTGAGCAAATCATTACTTTCCTAATCTCCTCAATCATAGAAatgcttggtttttttttcctgtcagttCTGTAGAAAATAGTCTATGGTTGTTTTTTGGAAAGTCACGAAAGCCTACAAGGCAAATAATGAACTGTGCGTGTTAATTATCTCTCCACTAAACACGGTTATGTAAATCTGACACACTGATGAATCAGCCTCTATCTCGATTCCTTAAGGATGTAAaattggtgtaaaaaaaaaaaaaataggaaaatatATTACAAGACTAAAGTTATTAGACGACCGGGGCCTTCATGGATCAACACATTTCTTCTCTCATTCTACACATTTGTATTTTAAGCAGGAGTGAAATCTCTTAccttctttctgtttcctgAAAACTGCACTCCAttctaaagaaagaaaaggagaaaaatgagTACACAGCATGGTTAAAACATTAAGCTCGGGCCATTTagtaaaagtacaaaaaaaaaaacacaccacccTCACCTTGTGTATGATACTGCACAGCTTCCATTAGATGGCGACAGGTGAGCAGCAGCTGTGCCGAATCATCAGGTTCCTTGGCGCACTGGCTTGGCAAAGCCACAGATTTTTCAGAAACCATTTCTCCAGCAAGGTGATGACCAGTTGCAGGTGGACTCTGCTCCGTGTCGTCTTCAGTGACCGAGTTCTCCATCACCGGCCCGTTGGTAATGAAGCTGAGTCCCCACTGATTCTGCAGAAGTGCCCCGATGCCAGGTGGCTCTTCGGCCACGCCCCCAGATTGTCCGCCCGCCTTCACCTTGGAGGCATAACTGACCGCCGGCTGCAACTTGGCAGGGCTGTCCTTTACTGGGAAGGCGGGCGGAGGTCTGAGAGACGACAGCGTTTCTCCCATCCACCTCTCCTTCTGTGCCTGAGAGGATTTATGGAGTTTTTGACCGGCTCCCTCACGCCGAGGGCCTCTGCTCCTGGTCTGAGCCCTGTGCTCTCTGTTCAA from Hemibagrus wyckioides isolate EC202008001 linkage group LG19, SWU_Hwy_1.0, whole genome shotgun sequence encodes the following:
- the si:ch211-214j24.10 gene encoding uncharacterized protein si:ch211-214j24.10; translated protein: MHIKTGTWESNNAVCESDTLCDPAVLVSPPQAEPHIRNRRLSPGSGSCGGGGGGCAARVDTLSPHQSSNSPPHEGSSHGTAHTQPLNREHRAQTRSRGPRREGAGQKLHKSSQAQKERWMGETLSSLRPPPAFPVKDSPAKLQPAVSYASKVKAGGQSGGVAEEPPGIGALLQNQWGLSFITNGPVMENSVTEDDTEQSPPATGHHLAGEMVSEKSVALPSQCAKEPDDSAQLLLTCRHLMEAVQYHTQEWSAVFRKQKEDPVKVVWYTDSS